DNA sequence from the Herpetosiphon gulosus genome:
TTCAATAATTACGAAGGACGCAAAACACCAGAATTGGCGCTTCGTGTCCTTCGCAAGCTGATTCAGCGAAATTTAATTTAGAGGTGCAGTGTGCCATCAAGCAAGGCATGACCAGCTTCGTGCATGGCTTCGTACAAAGTTGGGTGGGCGTGAATCGTCGCTAACAACGATTCGACTGTGGCTTCGTGGCTCAAAGCCAAGCCGCCTTCGGCAACCAACTCGGTCACGCGAGGCCCAATCATATGAAACCCAAGGATTTCGCCATATTCAGCGTCGGCCACGATTTTGACAAAGCCATCGCGATTGCCAATGGCTGTAGCTTTGCCAACCGCCGCAAATGGGAACTTGCCAACTTTGACATTATAGCCGCGTTCTTTGGCCTGAGCTTCGGTCAAGCCAACGTGCGCCACTTCGGGCGAACAGTAGACACAGCTTGGAATAATGTCGTAGTTGATTGGGTTGGTGTGGTGGCCTGCGATATGTTCAACCGCAATCACGCCTTCGGCTGAGGCAACGTGGGCCAGCCATGGGGTTGGCACAACATCGCCAATTGCATAAATATTGGCAATATTGGTTTGCATGGTGGCATTGACTGGGATATAGCCGCGTTCGTCGATGGTTACGCCAACTTCTTCGAGGCCAATGTTTTTGGTCAAAGGAGCACGCCCCGTGCCAATCAGCACATAATCGGCTTCTAAGGTTTGTTCTTTGCCATCTGGGCCTTCAAAAACTACGCTAGCACCATCGGCGCGTTTGTTGACGGCCTTGGTTTTTGAGCCAGTGTAGAGCTTGATGCCGCGTTTGGTGAAGGCTTTGGCCAATTCAGCCGAAATTTCTTCATCCTCAGTGGCAACAATTCGCGGCAACATTTCGATGATGCTCACTTGCGCGCCAAAGGTGCGGTACATCGAGGCAAATTCGCAGCCGATGATCCCGCCGCCGATCACTACCAAATGTTTGGGCACTTCGGGCAAGCTCAAGGCTCCAGTGCTCGAAACGATCCGTTGCTCGTCGAATGGTGCAAATGGCAAGGCGCGAGGAGTCGAGCCAACCGCCAAAATCACATTCTTGGTTTCGATGACGGTTTCGGTGCCATCGTTGGCTTTGACGGCAACTTTGTTGGTGCCAGCTAAACGGCCAAACCCGCGATAGAGGTCGATTTTCTTCTTTTTGAACAAGCCTTCGAGACCTGTGCGCATGGTTTTGACCACTTTTTCTTTGTGGCCCATCGCGCCCTTGAGATCGAACGAAACTTCGCCCGTGATTACGCCAAACTTCTTGCCTTCTTTGGTTTCTTCCAGCAAGTCGGCGCAGTGCAACAGCGATTTGGTAGGAATACAGCCAATATTTAAACAGACACCGCCGACTTGTTCTTTTTCGACGACAGCGACTTTTAAGCCCAATTGGACAGCTCGCAAGGCAGCAACTTCACCGCCTGGCCCTGAACCAATAATCACAACATCATATTGAGCCATTGAAATATCAATCCTCCGTATGGTAGACGTTTTGTCCATTGTCTATGATAGCACAGGCAGTGGTTTAGGCAGAAATCAAAAGTCAAAAGTCAGCAGGCAAAAGCACAGAGGGATCAGGATTCAGCGATCAGGGACTAGATTTTAACGCAGAGGCGTAGAGAGAAAGAGGGGTCAGGATTCAGGGATCAGGGTCTAGCATTCAGTCACATGGCTCAACAGAATAATCATTCGTGCAATTCGTGGCTCGAGAAACTGCGCGTTCTTCGTAGTTTCAGCCTAACTGATCCCTAGCCCCTGACAACTTACCCCTTGCTCGTTCTGCTAGTGTTTCGTTAATCCTTGCTAAATCGCCCATGGATTGGCTAAGCCTGTGGTGTATAATTTTCGATAGTATTAAGTGTGGTGAGGCAACGATGCCAAAAATTGTGCCTGGGTATCACATTACAACCGCTGCCCAAATTCGGGCAATTGAGCAACGCGCTGTTGACGAAGGGGCGACGTGGCCTGACTTAATGGCCGAGGCTTCACGCGGCATGGCCGATGTTGGATTAACGGTGATTGCCAAGCAACCTAATCCCGCCGTTTTGGTGCTGGTTGGTTCTGGCAATAACGGCGGCGATGCCTTAGTAATCGCACGGCATATCAAAGAGGCGGATTTTCCAGTCAGCTGCTATCTGTATAAACGCAAACCACAAGCTGATGATTGGCCGTTTGCCGCTGCCCAAGCCGAAGCTATTCCGATGAGCTTCGCTGCTGATGACTCGCAAAATCAGCAACTCCAGCAGCTGTTGCAAACCAGCACATTCGTAATCGATGGTTTGTTTGGAATTGGCCTGAGTCGTCCGTTAGCGGCTGATGTGGCTCACATTATTGACTTGGTCAATGCGAGCAAATTGCCAGTCTTGGCAGTCGATGTGCCTTCGGGCCTCGATGCTGATAATGGCAAGATTTGGGGCACAATCATCAATGCAGCCTATACCGTGGCGGCTGGCTTAACCAAACGCGGTCATCATTTGTATCCAGGTGCGGCCTATGTTGGCAAATTGGCAATCGCCCCCTTTACCTTACCAGATTCTATGGAGGAGCCGATGACTACAACTGAACTGAATCTTGCGACAATCCGTTCGCTGGTGCCGGCCCGTCCGGTTGATGGCCATAAAGATACTTTCGGGCGCGTGATGGTTGTGGCTGGCTCGTATCTCTATCCTGGTGCAGCTTGGCTTGCGGCTACAGCGGCGGCTCGTTCGGGCGCTGGGGTGGTAACCTTGGCTTGCCCCCGCTCAATTTATGGCAGCACCGCAGCCCATTTGCATGAAGTAACCTATTTGCCTTTGCCTGAAGTCGAGCCAGGCGAGTTGACCGAAGCCGCTGCTAAATTGGTGCACGAAAAATTAGCTAAATATAAAGCTTTGCTGGTTGGCCCTGGCCTTGGCACCGAAACAGGCACTGGCGATTTTCTGCGGGCACTGATTGGCTTAGCCTCAAGCAAACGTCGCTTGGGCGTAGGTTTTCTTGGCTCAAACGAGCTTGAGTTGCCAACCAAACGCAAAGGCGGGGTTGGCTTCGGCCTAGCTGCACGGCCCAAAGAAGAGGCCAAGGCTGAAGAAGAAGGCCCAGTTGTGCTGCCACCGCTGGTGATCGATGCCGATGGCCTGAATATTTTGGCCACAATTGAACATTGGGAAGAGAAATTACGCGATCAGCCAGTCGTACTCACGCCACATATTGGCGAGATGGCCCGCTTGCTGGGTGAAGAAAAAATCGGCGAAGATCACCCCCAAGTTGCCCTTGAGGCCGCCGCCCGTTGGGGCGTAACCGTAGTGCTGAAATCGGCTCACACAATTATTGCTAGCCCCGATGGCCGCTTGGCGTTGCATGGTTTGGCTAACCCTGCATTGGCAACCGCCGGATCTGGTGATATCCTTGCTGGACTAACTGCTGGCTTGTTGGCACAAGGCTTAGCCCCATTTGAAGCCGCCCAGCTTGCGGTTGGTGTGCATGGCGTTGCAGGCGCTCTGGTTCGTGAAGAACTCGGCGAACGCGGCACCATCGCCAGCGATATTCTTAATCGCCTGCCCTTGGCATGGCGAAAACTTACAGAAGGCGGATTAAAATAATGCGAGCGGTTGATCTGATTATTAAAAAACGCAATGGAGCACAGCTCTCAACCGAAGAAATTCAATGGCTGATTCAGGGCTATACCAACGGCAGTGTGCCCGATTATCAGATGGCGGCATGGGCCATGGCGGTTGTACTCAAAGGCATGGATGATCGCGAAACCACCGATTTGACCCTAGCCATGGCCGCTTCGGGCGATCAGCTCGATTTGCGTGATTTTGCGCCCGATGCCGTTGATAAGCACTCAACTGGCGGAGTTGGCGATAAAACCAGCCTTGTGCTGGGGCCAATGTTGGCAGCAGTTGGCTTACAAGTTGCCAAAATGTCGGGGCGGGGCTTGGGCTTTTCGGGCGGTACGCTCGATAAACTTGAGGCCATCCCCAACATGCGCATCGATCTCAGCGAAGATGAATTTCGTCATGCCATGCGTGACATCGGCATGGTGATTATGGGCCAAACTGCCGATCTTGCACCTGCCGACAAAAAGCTGTATGCACTGCGCGATGTTACTGGCACAGTCGAATGTATTCCGCTGATTGCCGCCAGCATCATGAGCAAAAAACTGGCGGCTGGAGCCAAAAGCATCGTACTCGATGTCAAGGTTGGGGCGGGGGCGTTTATGAAAACCCTCGACCAAGCCCGCGATTTGGCTCGAACGATGGTGCGGATCGGCCAATTGGCTGGACGTAATGTCGCGGCGATTCTTTCATCGATGGAGCAACCGCTGGGCTTGACGATCGGTAACGCGCTGGAAGTGCGCGAAGCGATTGAAACCTTGCAAGGCCGTGGCCCCAGCGATTTGGTTGAGGTATGTTTGACCCTTGGCTCACATCTGTTGGTCTTGGCTGGTAAGGCCCAAAACCTTGACGAAGCTCGCCAACAATTGCAAACAAGCTTGGATAACGGCCAAGCTTGGGCTAAATTCCGTGAGTTTGTTGCCCAGCAAGGTGGTGATCTCACGGTAATTGATCAACCAGAAACCCTGCCTATCGCCCCAATTCAAATCAGTTTGCTGGCCGAGAGTAGTGGCTTTGTCCAACGCATCGATGCCGAAACCTGTGGGATTGTGGCAACCGAGCTTGGGGCTGGCCGCGCCCGCAAAGAAGATGCGATCGATCCAGCGGTAGGTTTGGTGCTTCAGCGTAAAGTTGGCGAGCCAGTTCAAGCGGGCGAGGCCTTGTTGACGGTCCATGCCGCCGATCAGCAACGGGCCGAGGTCGCTTTGGCAGCACTCAAATCGGCCATTACGATCAGTGCTACGCCCGTTGAAGCCTTGCCCTTGGTCTTCGAAAGCGTTGCCTAGCTACGTATTGTGAGCATAGTTGCGTTGGTAGAGTTTGCGCTCTATCAACGCATTTTTTGTGGGTTTCGGCCTGCGGCGTGGTATAATTATTAACGAAAATATGTGCTAGCTGTAATGGTTCATTGGGTTGGCAATGAACTCCATGCCCTCACCCCCTAAACCCCCCTCCCGCCCGCGAGGCGAGGGGGAACCGCGCTCGGAGTGCGCCCCTCGCCCGCCGCAGTGGGAGAGGGGTTGGGGGTGAGGGCACAGGAGAACTGATTGTTAACCCCATAAACCATTACAGCTAGCATATAGAGCTTTAACACTGGCGAAGCGTCATTAACGAACGGGCTATCTAGGAAGGAAATCATGGCAGAAATACTGTATTTAGGGCATGCCAGCGTGCGGATTCGCGGTCGTGAAGGCATTGTAGTGCTTGATCCCTGCGATCAATCGGTGGGCTTTGATATTGGCAAGCCAACTGCCCAAGTTGTTACCATCAGCCATAACAAAGCTGATCACAATAATGTCGAAGTGGTCAAGCCATTGCGCGATACGCTGTTTGTGGCCGATGGGCCAGGCGAATACGAAGTTAGCAATATCTTAATTCGTGGTATTCGTACAGCGCATACCGATGGCGAGGGCAAAAAGCATGGCCATAACACAATTTATGTGATGTATATTGATGATGTAGCTTTTTGCCATTTGGGCGATTTGGGCCATGGCCTAACTGCTAGCCAACTCGATGAAATTGGCTCAGTCGATGTGCTGTTTGTGCCCGTTGGCAATGGCAATCATGTGATCAAGCCCGATGGCATGGTCGAAATTATCAGCGAAATTGCCCCTAAAGTGGTTGTGCCATTGTATAACGACAATCAGCAACAACGACTCGAAGCGCTTGATTTGGAGCCATTGAGCGTGTTTGTGCACCAGATGGGAATCAAGGAATACGAAACCCTTGATAAAGCGGTGTTCACACCCTCGACCCTGCCGCGCGAAGACGAAGAAACTAAGATTGTGATTCTCAACCCAAGCGGAGTTGCGGTATAACGAAGCTTAGCCCAATCGTTGGCCGAAGCGCTGTTTCAAGCACTTGAAGCAGGGTTGCTTGCAAAACACAGGTTCCACCATGGAAGTGCTTACTTTCCATGGTGGAACCTGCGTCTTTATATGGCAAGCTGTAACTTAGAATAGATTTAGGCTGATTGTCCAGTCTTGATGTAATCGACAGTGGCTTGATCGAGCTTGCGCACCACGGCGGCCAGCAAGGTCACCACCTGATCAAAATCGTCGCGATGCAACAACGAAGCATGGGTATGGATGTAGCGGGTTGCCACGCCCAGCGCCAACGATGGCACACCAGCATTATTCAAATGGAAGCGGCCTGCGTCGGTACCACCACCAGGCATCGTATCAAATTGGTAGGGAATTCCCAATTCTTCGGCAGTATCAACCACCAAATCGCGCAGCCGAGGGTTTGGAATAACACTGCTATCCATCAATAACAAGACTGGACCAGCACCCATTTTGGATTGAGCTTCATCTTTACTAATGCCTGGAGTATCGCCAGCAATACACACATCGATTGCAAACGCGATATCAGGTTTGACCACATTGGCAAGGGTTGCCGCGCCGCGTAAACCAACTTCCTCTTGCACGGTTGCACCAGCCACGACCGTGTTGGGCAAGCTTTGATTGGCCAATTCATGTAACACTTCAACCGCTGCCGCACAACCAAAGCGATTATCCCAAGCCTTGGCCATGACGATTTTAGAGTTGTGCAAAGGTGTAAACGGGCACACTGGCAGAATCGAATCGCCTGGGCGCACGCCCCATTCACGGGCCTCAGCGGCTGAGCTCGCCCCAATATCAATAAACATATCTTTCTTTTCGACCAATTTTTTACGTGCTTCAGGCGAGAGCACATGCGGCGGCTTTGAGCCAATTAAGCCAGCAATTGGCCCATTGCGGGTTTCAATTTGCACCCGTTGTGCCAACATCACCAATTCCCACCAGCCACCAAGGGTTTGGAATTTAATAAAACCATCGTCGGTGATGCGGGTTACCATAAAGCCCACTTCATCAAGGTGGCCCGCCAACAGAATTGTTGGGCTACCTTCGGGGCCAGCTTTACGGGCGGCAACGCTGCCAAGCTGATCATTAATCAATTCGCCATAGGGAGCCAAAGCCTCGGCCATAACAGCCCGAACTGGCCCTTCGTTGCCTGGTACGCCCGATGCATCGGTCAAAGCTTTCATGAGTGCTAAACGTTCATCCACAGTGATGCTTCCTTTGCAGTTAAGCGGTTGCTAGCAGCATTCTATGCGAAATTGCGCATAACTACAATTGACAAGTGCCTAAAAGCCGATTATGATCAACGACTGTGCATAATCATAGCAATGT
Encoded proteins:
- the lpdA gene encoding dihydrolipoyl dehydrogenase — translated: MAQYDVVIIGSGPGGEVAALRAVQLGLKVAVVEKEQVGGVCLNIGCIPTKSLLHCADLLEETKEGKKFGVITGEVSFDLKGAMGHKEKVVKTMRTGLEGLFKKKKIDLYRGFGRLAGTNKVAVKANDGTETVIETKNVILAVGSTPRALPFAPFDEQRIVSSTGALSLPEVPKHLVVIGGGIIGCEFASMYRTFGAQVSIIEMLPRIVATEDEEISAELAKAFTKRGIKLYTGSKTKAVNKRADGASVVFEGPDGKEQTLEADYVLIGTGRAPLTKNIGLEEVGVTIDERGYIPVNATMQTNIANIYAIGDVVPTPWLAHVASAEGVIAVEHIAGHHTNPINYDIIPSCVYCSPEVAHVGLTEAQAKERGYNVKVGKFPFAAVGKATAIGNRDGFVKIVADAEYGEILGFHMIGPRVTELVAEGGLALSHEATVESLLATIHAHPTLYEAMHEAGHALLDGTLHL
- a CDS encoding NAD(P)H-hydrate epimerase; this encodes MPKIVPGYHITTAAQIRAIEQRAVDEGATWPDLMAEASRGMADVGLTVIAKQPNPAVLVLVGSGNNGGDALVIARHIKEADFPVSCYLYKRKPQADDWPFAAAQAEAIPMSFAADDSQNQQLQQLLQTSTFVIDGLFGIGLSRPLAADVAHIIDLVNASKLPVLAVDVPSGLDADNGKIWGTIINAAYTVAAGLTKRGHHLYPGAAYVGKLAIAPFTLPDSMEEPMTTTELNLATIRSLVPARPVDGHKDTFGRVMVVAGSYLYPGAAWLAATAAARSGAGVVTLACPRSIYGSTAAHLHEVTYLPLPEVEPGELTEAAAKLVHEKLAKYKALLVGPGLGTETGTGDFLRALIGLASSKRRLGVGFLGSNELELPTKRKGGVGFGLAARPKEEAKAEEEGPVVLPPLVIDADGLNILATIEHWEEKLRDQPVVLTPHIGEMARLLGEEKIGEDHPQVALEAAARWGVTVVLKSAHTIIASPDGRLALHGLANPALATAGSGDILAGLTAGLLAQGLAPFEAAQLAVGVHGVAGALVREELGERGTIASDILNRLPLAWRKLTEGGLK
- a CDS encoding pyrimidine-nucleoside phosphorylase, translated to MRAVDLIIKKRNGAQLSTEEIQWLIQGYTNGSVPDYQMAAWAMAVVLKGMDDRETTDLTLAMAASGDQLDLRDFAPDAVDKHSTGGVGDKTSLVLGPMLAAVGLQVAKMSGRGLGFSGGTLDKLEAIPNMRIDLSEDEFRHAMRDIGMVIMGQTADLAPADKKLYALRDVTGTVECIPLIAASIMSKKLAAGAKSIVLDVKVGAGAFMKTLDQARDLARTMVRIGQLAGRNVAAILSSMEQPLGLTIGNALEVREAIETLQGRGPSDLVEVCLTLGSHLLVLAGKAQNLDEARQQLQTSLDNGQAWAKFREFVAQQGGDLTVIDQPETLPIAPIQISLLAESSGFVQRIDAETCGIVATELGAGRARKEDAIDPAVGLVLQRKVGEPVQAGEALLTVHAADQQRAEVALAALKSAITISATPVEALPLVFESVA
- a CDS encoding MBL fold metallo-hydrolase, with translation MAEILYLGHASVRIRGREGIVVLDPCDQSVGFDIGKPTAQVVTISHNKADHNNVEVVKPLRDTLFVADGPGEYEVSNILIRGIRTAHTDGEGKKHGHNTIYVMYIDDVAFCHLGDLGHGLTASQLDEIGSVDVLFVPVGNGNHVIKPDGMVEIISEIAPKVVVPLYNDNQQQRLEALDLEPLSVFVHQMGIKEYETLDKAVFTPSTLPREDEETKIVILNPSGVAV
- a CDS encoding M42 family metallopeptidase, translated to MKALTDASGVPGNEGPVRAVMAEALAPYGELINDQLGSVAARKAGPEGSPTILLAGHLDEVGFMVTRITDDGFIKFQTLGGWWELVMLAQRVQIETRNGPIAGLIGSKPPHVLSPEARKKLVEKKDMFIDIGASSAAEAREWGVRPGDSILPVCPFTPLHNSKIVMAKAWDNRFGCAAAVEVLHELANQSLPNTVVAGATVQEEVGLRGAATLANVVKPDIAFAIDVCIAGDTPGISKDEAQSKMGAGPVLLLMDSSVIPNPRLRDLVVDTAEELGIPYQFDTMPGGGTDAGRFHLNNAGVPSLALGVATRYIHTHASLLHRDDFDQVVTLLAAVVRKLDQATVDYIKTGQSA